A window from Neobacillus sp. PS3-40 encodes these proteins:
- a CDS encoding DUF3224 domain-containing protein: MDVSFTVSKWDEKPLDHTSKEFPINIAHVEYDIEGDLKGKAFVEYLLYYLDSNIDDGHLATSKISGFLHFEGTYKGKQGTFTAIEQGVFDKGNLDSPATIIKATGDLEGLKGSYNYNFSGQTSKMILDFIF; encoded by the coding sequence ATGGATGTATCATTTACGGTAAGCAAATGGGATGAAAAGCCATTAGATCACACTAGTAAAGAATTCCCTATCAATATTGCCCATGTCGAATATGATATTGAGGGTGATTTAAAAGGAAAAGCCTTTGTTGAATATTTATTGTATTATCTAGACTCTAATATAGATGATGGTCACTTGGCCACTTCTAAAATTTCCGGATTTCTACATTTCGAAGGTACATATAAGGGAAAACAAGGGACATTTACTGCTATAGAGCAGGGAGTATTTGATAAAGGAAATCTAGATTCTCCGGCAACAATCATTAAAGCCACCGGCGACTTAGAAGGTCTGAAAGGGTCCTATAATTATAATTTTTCAGGTCAAACTAGTAAAATGATTCTAGACTTTATATTCTAA